A single genomic interval of Pithys albifrons albifrons isolate INPA30051 chromosome 11, PitAlb_v1, whole genome shotgun sequence harbors:
- the LOC139677178 gene encoding zinc finger protein 892-like, whose protein sequence is MESTEDKSPWQNLMAEAILNSSTVQEVTREEKPWRSCPGKGSKPSPQCSKEEKPALSQEGGQSSDLVVSEQLNPGKKPYKCLECGKSFSRSSTLLTHCHIHTGERPYTCLECRKSFSHRSSLIRHQNTHTGERPYKCLECGKSFSRSSHLTWHQNIHTGERPYKCLECEKSFSRSSNLICHQRVHTGERPYKCLECGKSFSDRSTLITHKRVHSGERPYKCLECGKSFICISDLIFHQKSHTGEQPYKCLDCGKSFRSSSRLLRHQRTHTGERPFHCTDCGKSFNLNSTLIRHRRIHTGERPYMCGQCGKSFSTSSALTKHQRTHQ, encoded by the coding sequence ATGGAGAGCacagaggacaaatcccccTGGCAGAACCTCATGGCAGAGGCCATTTTGAACAGCTCCACGGTGCAGGAAGTCACCAGGGAGGAAAAGCCGTGGAGatcctgcccagggaagggctccaaacccagccctcagtgctccAAGGAGGAAAAGCCCGCCCTGAGCCAGGAAGGTGgccagagctctgacctggtgGTCTCTGAGCAGCTTAACCCTGGGAAGAAgccctacaagtgcttggaatgtgggaagagcttcagccgGAGCTCCACCCTCCTCACCCACTGTCACATTCACACTGGGGAAAGGCCCTACACATGCTTGGAATGCAGAAAGAGCTTCAGTCACAGGTCCAGCCTGATCCGCCACCAAAACACCCACACTGGTGAACGGCCCTACAaatgcttggaatgtgggaagagcttcagccgGAGCTCCCACCTGACCTGGCACCAGAATATTCATACAGGGGAACGgccctacaagtgcttggaatgtgagAAGAGCTTCAGCCGGAGCTCCAACCTGATCTGCCACCAGCGtgtccacactggggaacggccctacaagtgcttggaatgtgggaagagcttcagcgACAGGTCCACTCTCATCACCCACAAGCGGGTGCACAGTGGGGAACGGCcttacaagtgcttggaatgtgggaagagcttcatctgCATCTCCGACTTGATCTTCCACCAGAAGAGCCACACTGGAGAACAgccctacaagtgcttggaCTGTGGGAAGAGTTTTCGGAGCAGTTCAAGACTCCTCAggcatcagcgcacacacacgggggagcggcccttccactgcactgactgtgggaagagcttcaacctGAACTCCACCCTCATCAGACACCGtcgcatccacactggggagaggccctacatGTGTGGgcaatgtgggaagagcttttcCACAAGCTCTGCCCTGACCAAACATCAAAGGACCCACCAGTAA